In Salvia miltiorrhiza cultivar Shanhuang (shh) chromosome 4, IMPLAD_Smil_shh, whole genome shotgun sequence, the DNA window TGAGGGAGGTACAGAGAGAGAAAGCAACACGAGAGAGAGATAGATTATTAATGCTAAATACTGAACTGGTGATACTATGCAAATAGTTGAGCGAGTGAGTGACCCTCTTTCtgatttctctctctttgatCAAGAGAGAGTAAGCAAAAGAGAGACATCTGAGCCGTGTATTTAACCGTACGATGAATCGTGTCCGTTGGAAGAGAGATGATTTGACAGGAAGCATGTGCCACCATCATTCAGTGGTCGCTGTCAGAGTACGGACATCAAAAATATAATACTGACTGTGACTGCCCATTACAATCGACGAGAAAAAGGGATGAAAACCAGTGCCCCAAACTCTCTTCTCTCCCTTTTCTTGCATCACCCGTTTGTACTCTACGCATATCGATGTTGTACCCGTGGCAGTAAGAACTTGAAAGGAATTTTCAGAAGCACCATTGGACTCAGCTCAGTGCATTCTACAACAGGCAACACTCAGAATCTTGCGCTCATCACTTTTGGTAACGCAcaacttaagtttaatattTTTACCATTTCATACACATTCTAgtttaaataaaagatttggAAAAGGAGATTGAGCTTCTGATCCTAATTTCAAATCTCAAAAAACAAGTTTAGCAGTTTTAAGCGTTGATTTTTGAACTGAGAGACCATACACCCGTCGCACGGGCAACTGAGTACGAATCAGTAAACTGGCAACTCAATCAACGAATTGATTAATGAATGAAAATCTCAAGATTTGATCGGATTAACTAATTTGTTTTGCAACTCTACGTACACACAatactttgttttttttttttttttcacaacgcGGTCGCTGCCTCCTTCTCCGACCACTGCCCTGATCCACCCGCCACACGCACGcaccgctctctctctctcgatgatgatgatgatgatgatgatgacgacgATGATGAATGAGAAACTTTAATTTGGAGATAAGTCACCTAACCCATCAACCGGGTTTCGCTTCTCACACACACAACCCACACAGTCTCAGTTGACTGGCAACATTGATTTTCAGTGGAGTGTAGGAATGGATTGAGGAATAGTGCCATCATTTATGCCTCTTTTGAGtctcatttaaatttgaaaaaatagaaataaaatagagTCAACTTGGGGTAGATGGCAATGGAACTTAATATTTGGCTTATAAtctaaaaacacaaattttgattatttttacattttaaaattattttacctTTAATTAGGCGGACTAAATTCGAGTTTGCGTGTAAATTGGGCTTTAGATTCAGGTTGGGGCGTGCAGGTTATGATAGTACAAATAGTTAAAACTCGTatcaattgtgtcattcattaaGTACATTTGCACAATTATGCTCATTTGTGCCAAATGTGACTCGAGATTAAATGATGATATAGTTGGCACAAATGAAAAATTCGtgtcaattgtgtcattcattagaTACACTTGGCACAATTGTATCAATTTGTGTCCAGAGAAAGGGCGCAAAAGAAGGGCGCAGCCGCAGAAAGAGGCGTGGCCGTGGAGTTTCCCGCGGCCCTGGGGCAACGCGTCGTGAGTTAGAGCGGGCGAAGGAGAGAAGGCGCGGCCGCTGACTTGCCAACGGCCACGGGACGACGTGGCAGCGGGGCAGTGAGTGAAGGAGAGAAGGGGCGCGAACAAAGGTATTTTGGaccgaaattataaaaaatagccatattttgtatttattggTGGTCGAAATTTAAGTTTCATTACTTAATATGGCTATATGAGTACATATTCAGATATTCTCAATAAAATAACAATTTCTTCATTTATTGTTTGTATTTCGGTTATTGGCATAGATGAGTTATTTGAGTGTAatgcacaaattttaatattttttattttttatgaatttttttaatctaaatacataaatataatgttcatttgaattttttcataaatttattttttcttaaattaacGTTGATGTGTTCACTGAACTGTCAACTTGGAATGATGGGgtgattgtattttcttttaGTTATATGCATGTAATACACGAACTTctattattttctaatttttttctcaGCGAATCTAAtgttcttttgattttttttcacgagattcatttttttatattttcaacgAGCTTGTACTGCAATTAACTATAGTTAAAATGttaattcaatatttttacTGTTTCGAGAAATTAAAAGGCTAATATTATCTTTGTATTGAAAAATTCTTATCATTGGGTAGAATTTTGAACAATGATGCAGGATTCTATTGTTGATCATGTTTTTTTAGAATAGTTCAgttatatttttctcttttataaaGATGAGCTCGAGTCTCAATTTATCCAACCGGCAACACCAAAAACAAAAAGTTGAAATACGAaacttaaaattgaaaataaaaacatGTGATTTGGAAGAGTAATATAATGGAGAAGGAATTAATAATGTGGACCATTTGATGTGATCCATGGCGTTGGACTGCAAAGGGAGGAccatttgatttaatttgtgtGTGTCAAAATCTATACCTCAAATACTATAATGAAAAAGAATTTGGGAAATCAATATAGCTATACAGAAAAAGGGTTTCCTGTTCCTGATCGGAAATTTCGGCAACACTTTTCAACACTTTTCTTTATCAAAAATGAATCCAAGCCATTCCACCTAATTTTAAAAGAgtgattgtgattttttttcatgatttttaaaattaaaaaaaaaaaaaaaaagctcacTATTTTTGGAATTTTTCTGAGTTTTCCACGACAACTCTTTCTGATGAAATTAAAGCTAATGTGACataataatctatatattatatgaagAACCAGTTTAACAGCATCCAATTTACCGGCATCTTTCAAACAGAATATTCCTAATATTTAACGGCTGTTTACTGAGGTTGTATGTTAGTAATATTTATCGAAAATTAATTCATTCAATTACCTTTCACCCACCAACCCACCTTCACCCATTAATTacatatactcccttcatcccatgaagcaagaccaagttcttttcggcacgggaattatgaaattggtattttgtgtgttaaatatGGTAGGTGAAAacgtgaaaaggtgaataaagagtaaattttttacTACTTTTAGAAATTGGtcttgcttcgtgggacggaccaaaaagaaaacttgaTCTTGCTTCataaaacggagggagtattaaatagatttattcaatttattttagaGAGAATGTCTCCGCTAACCTACCTTCACCATTCACCACCTAATATATCCAGTAGTTTAAAATtcactttaatttataatttattagtaTATCATAATGAGCTTGAATTATTTAATTCGgcccattttaatttttcatataGTCTAAAGAGATTCACGCCCAACaaaatttttctaaaataatgCTCATCTatccattttttatataaactTTCATTTAGTGTGGTCGGTCATATAACCTCCTTTATATGAGGTGTGTAttaaatgaaattttatttgtatacaatattattatttttctttaaaatattttttaatcttttacataaatattacagtaaaatataacttatatataattattctattttatccttattattacttcatatattattttagaaatattaaataaaattaatttagtaATAGAAAACTTtaagatattttaaattaaaaaagtaactatattttaaaatatttaaaagactAATTTCACATATTATTTGTGCCGCATGCATTAGTGCACTTTGTGAGCATATAATGTTGAACTTTTGAATTAGATGATTCATATAATTTAGtagatatatttaatattattcatTCAACTTTTAATCCTTttcatatatatagttaatattttttttaatattttttaaaaagataaacatatttttatttgatctaattatataaaatactccctccgtccccaaaataagttcctctttggggacggcatgggttttaaggaaaagtagtaaagtgtattgatagtggagaaaaatatgttataattagtattgggagtggtgaaaaggtgaaaaagtgttataattagtattgggagttgtgaaaaagtgaaaaataagaataaataaagtattattagtggtggggtagttgttcaaaaatagaaagaaagaaagaggaacttatttggtggacgtcccaaaaaggaaaaagaggaacttatttcagggacggagggagtatgatacAGGTATTTACTGAGAGATTACACTCATAGTTTTTATAGCTAAGTATTTATACTTTTTACAGCTACTTTTTTTTAGGAGGAAAAGATCTATATTAATTCAAATCGGAAAGACCAATATTTGAAAGCCAGATAGGAAAATCTGACTTCCAAATCATTACATCGGAAAAAGACAAAGCTAGTCTAGCAAGTTCATGAGCAGCTCTATTAGCCTCACGACGAACATGTAAAAAATCCAACACCACCGTCTCACGAGCATGAACGAAGGCCTCATGCAAGTCATCACACAAAGAGTCGGAACCATGGTAAGTATCATGCAGCAAATGGATCGCCAATAGAGAGTCCGAAAAAAGAACCACGGGTCCCAAATCTAACGACAAACACACTCCCACAGCGATTAGCATAGCATGCAACTCTCCAAGCAACACCGTTTCAGTAAACCCAACTGGCTTAGCTCCCGCCGCAACAATCTCCCCTCTATCGTTTCGAAAAATAAAACCAACTAACAACCTACAGCCATTCTCCTGGTACGCCACGTCAACATCCAACCGTAGCACGTTCCTCGGCGGAGGGTACCAAAAATCCACTCCCTCAGCAGGAAGGACCCGCCCCTCTATAGCAAGGTGCTCTTTAGCTTTCTGGAAGAAACCCAGCCGTCTATTACTCTCTCTCACGTCCGCCACCCCCCAATCTTTCTTATCACCATGTTTTTTCGCTGCACAACAACCTCCAAATCGACCAGAGCATGAAAAACCACTCTGCCAAACTCTCAGCACCTCCCTTATCTAACACCAGCTGACTCAAATCAGCTAGAGAGAGAAGCTTGAACTGCCCAATCCATTCCCAGAACACTGATTCCTTCCAGAACCCTCTAACTTTCTCACACCACACCAAAGCATGCTCCGTACTCCCCCAAGCTTGTTGGCACCAGGAACAAAAGCCCAAAACCGGAACATGGTGAGCTGCCAGATTCCCGTTGGAAACAACATAATCATGAAGAGCTTTCCATGCCAAATGTTTAACTTTAGGAGGAACATTAAGCGCCCATATTTTCTTCCACCACGAAGCTTCGGAGAAGGAAGATGTGTGCACTCTTGGCTCAAAAAAATTGGTGCCGCATAAGTATCCCGATTTTACCGAATATCTTCCTCGCTCGTCGAATCCCCAATAGCGTCTATCTTCAATCGCTTTTTTATCCAAAGGAATAGAGCATATACTCTCCGCCACCACATCAGGGAAACAAGCCAAGACAAAATCCTTGTCCCAAGAACGATCTGTATTCAACATATCTGCCACCATAAGACTATCCGTTGCTTCACCATCCCATTTCCCAAAACCCGGAATCCATCTATCTCGATAGGCCTTTATAGAAGCACCATTGCCAACTCTCCATCTCAGCCCTTTAGCTAGCAGCTCTCGCCCCCAACAGATTGAACGCCAAGTATAAGAAGCATTGGGCGAAATAGAAGCCTAGCTCCATAAAATCCCCATCTTTAAAATACCGTTGCTTAAGGACCTTTGCCAAGAGAGAGTTTGGATGTTGTATAATACGCCAAACCTGTTTGGCCAAAAGAGCTTGAAGTAGCTGTAAAAAAAGGGCCTTGGGTCCCTTTTTACAGCTACTTATTTATATAAGATAGATGATAGGTTTTCACATGATCACATTATTTTAAAggtaaaaaataatcaataagtATTactccacgaatcttgagtcacttcttttcagcacgagaagtaagaaaatagtatttagtgtgttaagtgtggtaggtgaataaagggaaaaaaaattgtcatataaggaaatgactcaagattcgtgggacggtcgaaaaagaaaagtgactcaagattcgtgggacggatggagtattactCACAAACAAATTTCTCTTTTAAATTGTGATGtagaataatattaatttaaacgGATAATAATTTTCTCATAGTGGTCCAATGAGCTaatgataaaaattatatatatatatatatatatatgagtgtgtgtgtgtatatatatgtgtgtgtgtgtgtgttactAGGTTTAattcatgcttaaataaaaaacacaatgaagttataattaatgtttaaaattttcatattgTTGTAtgcattaatttgaaaatattattattctCACATATGCAGatactataaaatatataaaaatagacttgaaacgaataaattatgattatttaaaaagtcgtttaatttcgatgctAGCCGTATATCGCACGGGAGGGCGTACTAGTGCAACATGAAAAATAAGCCAAGTAAAAATTACTCTTTATGAATTGAGGTGGCATAATAAAGTTGATGTATCTATGAATTAAAAATTCCTCATGCTTAAgtataaaaaaatctaagtcaaaaACTCTAAATCTTCTCCTCTCTCATGTTTAGGGAGCCctaattttgtatatatttgattccctaaaaaaaattgtatatatttgaaGATGCCCATATATTGTTTCATCAGAAAATAACGTCGTTTCATACAATTGAGAACGACGCCATTTTAGTTCGCCGAAGATTACGCCACGTTGAAAATTCAGGCGTCCGACTCAGCTTCTATTTGGGGTATTTCATactcatataaaaaaatcgaaaGGTGGTATAtttcttctcaaattttaaaaatcatggaaaaaatcaaaatttgttgaaagttcgtgtattttacggcaaatattcctatataatttttgttattttatatttatatttgaaaataCACGTGCATATTCTGGAGGGACCAACAAATTCTTTACGttattttacatttatattTGAAAATACACGTGCATATTCTGGAGGACCAACAAATTCTTTAtctcgtaaaataaaaataaaagagctTATAACTAACTATAGCTATCATGCAGTCGCGGGTGAGAGCTCGTTCAATGTAGAGATTACAAGTTTTTTGTGTTTTCATACtttcatctcaacatcttttGCTTCAGATTTGATTAAAATAATCTAAACTCTAATAGGGGTGCTTTTGatgaggtggtctcctgtacacTCGGGTGTATCGTACACTCAGGTTGTACTCGACCTGAATCTTGAACCAATTAAACTATTTTAacccattttttcttgaaatgacactaacactattttgttttacaaatgatactatttcgaaaataacactaacactattttgttttacaaatgacactaacactatattgaaatgacactaataatacgtgtaaaatgacactaacactacatgTAAATGACAATAACAttatatcgaaatgacactaacacttgacattcgggTAGGATAGTCCAATTGGATCAGATTCGGGTCAGGATCCTGGTCGGGTACGACTGATCACTAttattatagcaacaaaaactgcaactaaacagtataattgtagcacataaacagcaagcagagtatcgtatccacagggactattatgatgaatcaccttaagtaatcctaactaaaccctagtaatattcaggcaatcACAAATAAGAATGAAGTAGATAACTTAAATCAAAACAAaccaaataaaaaaagatagaaaacacaattaataaaagacaactgatcctagggcagtaaattcattaactaatctatgcaattaatctattaatcatatgtaccaatttaatccaattatgatgagagatcacttaattaatcaatcactctcgctagagcagcaacgatcgtagattagtaaattatctatctccgttaggtctcaagaaaatctactaactctcaatagctcctaagaatagctccctatgatccacctatctccgctaggtctcaaggttaaaatcatatcatacattcctgaatccgctaaacagttgtctccgctaggtctcaaaccgaatagctaaacatgcaaactatttatcagataattcacaagaaattaagcaccaggattatgaatcataaactggaagacacaaatgtattaacaaataaatcacataaattcaatcaactatttacaaaccctagaatcagctaaacgaaactagccagacatactgaaataaaacataaacataattaaaaagaacgcaattgaaagaacttaattaaataaaattgaaagaatgatcttgaatcttcaatcttgtggaaatccaatccaagctctaaaaactggaaagcaataaaaatctaaagctatgaaattgaaaaataaaagttggggactgaaaaactaaagctgggaactgaaaaaggaaccctagataggtcaaaagaggacctgtATACAGGCACAGAGGATAAATACAgtatagagctcgaaaatactgataaaatccgaaaatcccgcaaaatcccaaaaattcggaaattcccgtcgggcactattcactgttgcgcgcgactttcttgtttcggccatatctttcttgtccgaactcggatttgcgaaccgtttgcgcctacgaactcgtatcgagacgatctacaacttctatctcagataagttttccaaattcgaactcaataaacctgaaatttccttcaaagttcgagtaagaatcatgtttcaaaagataaagcaaattaagcacaaaacaatcatccaacactcaatttcctataaaattaacattatatgaacactaaacacaatggaaacatgagtgttatcaacgacccgggtgtacaggagattttgtggCTTTTGATTAAGATCCCGtgattttacttttttattgtaaattgAAGTTTAGATTAAACTAGTACCCTCCATTTGTACGATACACGACGAACtttgaaattaataaatttatttaaataaataaatataagtattaaatataatataaaaatataaatattaaatataatcaaaat includes these proteins:
- the LOC131023509 gene encoding uncharacterized protein LOC131023509; this encodes MVADMLNTDRSWDKDFVLACFPDVVAESICSIPLDKKAIEDRRYWGFDERGRYSVKSGYLCGTNFFEPRVHTSSFSEASWWKKIWALNVPPKVKHLAWKALHDYVVSNGNLAAHHVPVLGFCSWCQQAWGSTEHALVWCEKVRGFWKESVFWEWIGQFKLLSLADLSQLVLDKGAKKHGDKKDWGVADVRESNRRLGFFQKAKEHLAIEGRVLPAEGVDFWYPPPRNVLRLDVDVAYQENGCRLLVGFIFRNDRGEIVAAGAKPVGFTETVLLGELHAMLIAVGVCLSLDLGPVVLFSDSLLAIHLLHDTYHGSDSLCDDLHEAFVHARETVVLDFLHVRREANRAAHELARLALSFSDVMIWKSDFPIWLSNIGLSDLN